One part of the Hydrogenobacter sp. T-2 genome encodes these proteins:
- a CDS encoding transposase, with protein sequence MTEQRQKSETGIDTDGYKEIPGFRLSRQESASLWVNVLNDLKARGVEDILVVVSDELKGIQEAVRSVYPISDHQKCLVHKVRNSLKKVKYKLYLPIS encoded by the coding sequence CTGACAGAACAACGCCAGAAGTCAGAGACTGGAATAGACACAGATGGCTACAAGGAAATACCTGGCTTTCGGCTTTCAAGACAGGAAAGTGCCAGCCTTTGGGTAAATGTCTTGAATGACCTCAAGGCAAGAGGAGTAGAGGACATACTTGTAGTGGTAAGCGACGAGCTAAAAGGTATACAAGAAGCAGTAAGGAGCGTATATCCCATAAGCGACCATCAGAAGTGTCTGGTTCACAAGGTAAGGAACAGTCTAAAGAAGGTCAAATACAAATTATATCTTCCCATCTCCTAA
- a CDS encoding IS5 family transposase codes for MRNRDYNKELVKRGEMLIDLSLFGSPTTPDTKPKRGRPYTYPKALIFLLLLLKFSLRLPYRQTEGLARKIFSSLGVTIPNFRTLHYRLTKEEINLEDLPQIEKLQDDFVIVLDSTGLKVTNRGEWLRKKHGRRTRKGWIKLHVAFDINSKQVVSVEVTDEKTHDSQKAEELVETARQKAKEKCKRVEKVIADGGYDTHRIFRDMHERGIEACILPRSSARISGNIARDKVIRLIRRSKRVWKEASGYGKRWLVESFFSVFKRWFGEYVSHVKFENIRKEVVFKVWIINLFLNLGT; via the coding sequence ATGAGAAACAGGGACTATAACAAGGAACTGGTTAAGAGAGGGGAAATGCTTATTGACCTATCCCTTTTCGGAAGCCCGACCACTCCAGACACAAAGCCAAAAAGAGGAAGACCATACACATACCCAAAAGCACTCATATTCCTACTCTTGCTCCTAAAATTCTCCCTCAGACTACCATATAGACAGACAGAAGGATTGGCAAGAAAAATCTTTTCCTCCTTGGGCGTTACCATCCCCAACTTTAGAACACTGCATTATAGATTAACAAAAGAAGAGATAAACCTTGAAGACCTGCCACAGATAGAAAAGCTACAAGATGACTTTGTCATAGTGCTTGACTCAACTGGGTTAAAGGTCACAAACAGAGGAGAGTGGCTTAGAAAAAAGCATGGTAGGAGGACAAGGAAGGGATGGATAAAGCTACACGTAGCCTTTGACATAAATAGCAAGCAGGTGGTTAGTGTTGAAGTAACTGATGAGAAGACACATGATAGCCAGAAGGCAGAGGAGCTTGTAGAGACAGCAAGGCAGAAAGCTAAAGAGAAGTGCAAGAGAGTAGAGAAGGTAATAGCGGACGGAGGCTATGACACACACAGGATATTCAGGGACATGCATGAGAGAGGAATAGAGGCGTGTATATTGCCGAGGTCATCTGCGAGGATAAGTGGAAATATAGCGAGGGATAAGGTTATAAGGCTAATAAGGAGAAGTAAGAGGGTGTGGAAAGAAGCGAGTGGTTATGGCAAGCGATGGCTTGTAGAGAGCTTTTTTTCTGTATTCAAGCGATGGTTTGGCGAGTATGTAAGTCATGTAAAATTTGAGAACATAAGGAAAGAGGTTGTGTTTAAGGTATGGATAATAAATCTATTTCTTAATTTGGGAACTTAA
- the purF gene encoding amidophosphoribosyltransferase, giving the protein MCGIFGVFNAQHAERYAFYGIYALQHRGQESVGIAVSDYESIKVVKKPGLVLEAIRKEDLQNMFGYLAIAHVRYSTAGDSGGVNSQPIVRETSLGVCAVVHNGNLVNYLPLRAELEAKDVKLFHTSDTELFLALLEEGEFLPENIDIHPIDRELLPKIFYVLSRVKGAYSLIYLFKDRLVAIRDPMGFRPLLMGRLKDTILFASESCAFDILGGELWREVKPGEVIVVDQQGIRSYFPFRSERRAMCVFELVYFSKPESFVFDNWVYRARKRMGELLAYEDQVQADVVVPVPDSGVVPAIGYSQAKGLPLELGLIRNHYVGRSFIEPTQELRDIKVLMKLSPNRAVLEDKRVVVIDDSLVRGTTSKKIVSMLRRAGAREVHMRIASPPVIGPCYYGIDTPTRDELIANRMSVEDIRKFIGADSLKYLSLESLRSVVESPQDFCDACFSNHYPLEVEGTALRMR; this is encoded by the coding sequence ATGTGTGGAATCTTTGGAGTTTTTAACGCCCAGCATGCGGAAAGATACGCCTTCTATGGTATATACGCACTTCAGCACAGGGGGCAGGAAAGTGTAGGTATAGCTGTCTCTGACTACGAAAGCATAAAGGTGGTAAAAAAGCCAGGGCTTGTGCTTGAAGCCATTAGAAAAGAGGACCTCCAAAACATGTTTGGATACCTTGCTATAGCTCATGTGAGGTATTCCACCGCAGGGGACTCTGGAGGCGTAAACTCCCAGCCTATTGTAAGAGAAACTTCCTTGGGAGTATGTGCAGTAGTTCACAATGGGAATTTGGTCAACTACCTTCCCCTAAGGGCGGAACTTGAAGCTAAGGATGTAAAGCTCTTTCATACCTCAGACACGGAGCTTTTCCTTGCTTTGCTTGAGGAGGGGGAGTTTCTACCAGAGAACATAGACATACATCCCATTGATAGAGAGCTTCTTCCAAAAATCTTTTATGTGCTTTCAAGGGTGAAGGGTGCCTATAGCCTTATTTATCTTTTCAAGGATAGGCTTGTAGCAATAAGAGACCCTATGGGCTTTAGACCCCTTTTGATGGGAAGGCTAAAGGATACCATTCTTTTTGCCTCTGAAAGCTGTGCTTTTGATATATTGGGTGGAGAGCTATGGAGGGAGGTAAAGCCGGGAGAGGTGATAGTGGTAGACCAGCAAGGTATAAGGAGCTACTTTCCCTTTAGGTCGGAAAGGAGGGCTATGTGCGTTTTTGAGCTTGTATACTTTTCAAAGCCAGAGAGCTTTGTTTTTGATAACTGGGTCTACAGGGCACGCAAAAGGATGGGAGAGCTTCTTGCCTATGAGGACCAAGTGCAGGCAGATGTGGTTGTTCCTGTTCCAGACTCTGGAGTTGTGCCTGCCATAGGATACTCTCAGGCAAAGGGTCTGCCCCTTGAGCTCGGTCTTATTAGAAACCACTACGTAGGTAGGAGCTTTATAGAGCCTACGCAGGAGCTAAGGGACATAAAGGTGCTTATGAAGCTAAGCCCCAACAGGGCGGTGCTTGAGGACAAAAGGGTGGTGGTTATTGACGACTCTCTGGTGAGAGGGACTACCTCAAAGAAGATAGTGAGCATGCTAAGGCGTGCAGGAGCAAGGGAGGTGCATATGCGTATAGCGTCTCCACCAGTTATAGGACCTTGCTACTACGGAATAGACACACCCACAAGGGATGAGCTAATTGCCAACAGAATGAGCGTAGAGGACATAAGAAAGTTCATAGGTGCGGACTCTCTTAAATACCTTTCCCTTGAGAGCTTAAGGTCTGTGGTGGAAAGCCCTCAGGATTTTTGCGATGCCTGTTTTAGCAACCATTACCCTCTTGAGGTGGAAGGAACTGCACTCAGGATGCGTTGA